From the genome of Pseudophryne corroboree isolate aPseCor3 chromosome 9, aPseCor3.hap2, whole genome shotgun sequence:
actcctggctcctgctataacctataactggcactgcagtagtgctccccagtctcccccacaattataagctgtgtgagctgagcagtcagacagatatatataatattatttatatatagataatagatgatgcagcacactggcctgagcctgagcagtgcacacagatatggtatgtgactgagtcactgtgtgctgtgtatcgcttttttcaggcagagaacggattataaataaaactggtggtcactggtcactatcagcaaaactctgcactgtactgactactcctaatgctccccaaaattagtaaatcaagtgtctctctaatctattctaaacggagaggacgccagccacgtcctctccctatcaatctcaatgcacgtgtgaaaatggcggcgacgcgcggctccttatatagaatccgagtctcgcgatagaatccgagcctcgcgagaatccgacagcgtcatgatgacgttcgggcgcgctcgggttaaccgagcaaggcgggaagatccgagtcgctcggacccgtgaaaaaaaacatgaagttctggcgggttcggattcagagaaaccgaacccgctcatctctactggtagTCCCGGTGAGTGGGGGCTGGTAGTCTCGGGGAGTGGGTCGGGTAGTCCTGGGGAGCGGGGGCTGGTAGTCCTGGGAGCGGGGGCTGGTAGTCCTGGGAGCGGGGGCTGGTAGTCCCGGTGAGTAGGGGCTGGTAGTCCTGGGGAGCGAGGGCTGGTAGTCTCGGGGAGTGGGTCGGGTAGTCCTGGGAGCGGGGGGGGGCTGGTAGTCCTGGGGAGCGGGGGCTGGTAGTCCTGGGGAGCGCGGGGGCTGGTagtcccggggagcgggggctggtAGTCCTgggagcggggggagcgggggCTGGTAGTCCTGGGAGCGGGGACTGGTAGTCCTGGGGAGCGGGGGCTGGTAGTCCTGGGAGCGGGGGCTGGTAGTCCTGGGGAGCGGGGGCTGGTagtcccggggagcgggggctggtagtcccggggagcgggggctggtagtcccggggagcgggggctggtagtcccggggagcgggggctggtagtcccggggagcgggggctggtAGACCTGGGGAGCGGGGGCTGGTAGTCCAGTCCTGGGGAGCGGGGGCTGGTAGTCCTGGGGAGCGGGGGCTGGTAGGTAGTCCTGGGGAGCGGGGGCTGGTAGTCCTGGGGAGTGGGGGCTGATAGTCCTGGGGAGCGGGGGCTGGCAGTCCTGGGAGCGGGGGCTGGTAGACCTGGGGAGCGGGGGCTGGTAGTCCAGTCCTGGGGAGCGGGGGCTGGTAGTCCTGGGGAGCGGGGGCTGGTAGGTAGTCCTGGGGAGCGGGGGCTGGTAGTCCTGGGGAGTGGGGGCTGGTAGTCCTGGGGAGCGGGGGCTGGTAGTCCTGGGAGCGGGGGCTGGTAGTCCTGGGAGCGGGGGCTGGTAGACCTGGGGAGCGGGGGCTGGTAGTCCAGTCCTGGGGAGCGGGGGCTGGTAGTCCTGGTGGTGATGGGGAGCGGGGGCTGGTAGTCCTGGGAGCGGGGGCTGGTAGTCCTGGGAGCGGGGGCTGGTagtcccggggagcgggggctggtAGTCCTGGGAGCGGGGGCTTGTAGTCCTGGGGAGCGGGGGCTGGGGGGCTGGTAGTCCTGGGGAGCGGGGGCTGGTagtcccggggagcgggggctggtAGTCCTGGGGAGCGGGGGCTGGTagtcccggggagcgggggctggtAGTCCTGGGGAGCGGGGGCTGGTAGCCCTGGGGAGCGGGGGCTGGTAGTGATGGGGAGCGGGGGCTGGTAGTACTGGGGAGCGGGGGCTGGTagtcccggggagcgggggctggtAGTCCTGGGAGCGGGGGCTGGTAGTCCCGGGGAGTGGGGGCTAGTCCTGGGGAGCGGGGGGCTGGTAGTCCTGGGGAGTGGGGGCTGGTAGTCCTGGGGAGTGGGGGCTGGTAGTCCT
Proteins encoded in this window:
- the LOC134957227 gene encoding basic proline-rich protein-like, with product MVRQLQMFQKGKMRRNIDRRVFIIAGYKRVYESHTLDSQDYQPPLPITTSPRSPGLPAPAPRDYQPPLPGTTSPRSPGLPAPTPQDYQPPLPRTTSPPLPRTSPHSPGLPAPAPRTTSPRSPGLPAPAPQYYQPPLPITTSPRSPGLPAPAPQDYQPPLPGTTSPRSPGLPAPAPRDYQPPLPRTTSPPAPAPQDYKPPLPGLPAPAPRDYQPPLPGLPAPAPRTTSPRSPSPPGLPAPAPQDWTTSPRSPGLPAPAPRTTSPRSQDYQPPLPRTTSPHSPGLPAPAPQDYLPAPAPQDYQPPLPRTGLPAPAPQVYQPPLPGLPAPAPQDYQPPLPRTTSPRSPGLPTSPRSPGLPAPAPQDWTTSPRSPGLPAPAPRDYQPPLPGTTSPRSPGLPAPAPRDYQPPLPGTTSPRSPGLPAPAPRTTSPRSPGLPVPAPRTTSPRSPRSQDYQPPLPGTTSPRAPQDYQPPLPRTTSPPPLPGLPDPLPETTSPRSPGLPAPTHRDYQPPLPGLPAPAPRTTSPRSPGLPDPLPETTSPHSPGLPSHSPATGGARKRLRIPS